From the Desulfohalovibrio reitneri genome, one window contains:
- a CDS encoding AsmA family protein, which produces MASARRKLLVAAGLLLVVVLALEFIPQALVAEAVRGRAVSALREALGLELTVEEVDLDLLPLPSVQLRGVRVANPEGFDTSPLLTVREAVLGLELRPLLRRKLDISEIRVEGLDLSLARNAEGRWNLPSPPPSAGSGGGDVDFQVERLSVSGSRVGLRMGNATAELDDISLRAGTGSGDDYLLSARLRASPRPGSLIRELSGRLNLRGQGEADLRNKTFRMDRSRLSMDVEVMPSGERESPLNLVVEGVLRGKGTEGLRAEALEVVTDGAMLRLSGDLALGPGGPAVNGRANLDLHQPRDLLDALDMTMLDALAKPRTGTPLAELDSGFSLDANGARLRDIVLRLDDSLIQGDVSLEGWDGPLWHITLASPLIDLTDFIPRGTPGGTDEASLSLAKGLADLRMRLDLRADKLLAGEVEARNLRLEAEADQGKLSARTMKASFLRGRFSGGFEATVQEDELLVAAHMEARGQEEGQEGEDMRIVLNHDLAARGTPDKFTGQLVLHAFNPRDLLWTLGLRAPLTPPSLTRARLQADFTGGRQHISVSKGDLFLDGVGYDFTMDLRDFGDPDVTARVTAPRFDLAGYLGGGFQPDDDEQGFFAELLELVKTPPLHSLDLTAEVGTVLLPRTKAGNTSGRLRLDADGLRVTELACDLYGGRLTAEASARLPRQGGRTSDLRVEASVRGERLLAASLARLSGLETPFSGRVDLRADGTATGASGTELERALRGSASLSSDKLAMGADEPRDLGGLAADLRFTSRDRDGGRGLVTRYDFKLTTSGGGALPRGELSLRGPALVGESGLEVRESRLDWSGEISPEGTEAVPLSLGGRLTASTSRKRLLLDDLRAEGAGMRLTGRAGLRGGSGLAGSLDLTASEFSPRETLAALGFDVPPTRDPDALGSASGTLIASWTPNSLEVSNLDATLDGCSFTASLRLPRDGRRSTGSLDLAAGELDLDRYRLPEEKEGEEEPERPISGDLFPWLGSTRVQGNVRFEELKVWNMRFGEVRAKVEADNDELRLPMLSATLSGGRLTGNLQAARAEGDPLTGRAHAEVKGGDLFRFLHGLDPDVAVAAGDTDLVCDLTTRTVSDEILSNLNGSAALTVRDGWISFNKPQQKKETVKLDELLSSGRAKANPFKKAEADFSIDEGVLTTENFKLSNPLSFTATGGGSIDLPGERLKLVFGVKVLRLAAIPVLVQGPFEDIEVRINAAKAVLDTATGLVEDTLTLPWRLLEGLFP; this is translated from the coding sequence ATGGCAAGCGCACGCAGAAAACTCCTGGTGGCGGCCGGACTGCTGCTGGTCGTCGTCCTGGCCCTTGAATTCATTCCCCAAGCCCTGGTGGCCGAGGCGGTGCGCGGACGGGCGGTGTCCGCCCTGCGCGAGGCGCTTGGCCTGGAGTTGACGGTGGAGGAAGTGGACCTGGACCTGCTCCCCCTTCCCTCGGTGCAACTGCGGGGCGTGCGCGTGGCCAATCCGGAGGGTTTCGATACCTCTCCCCTGCTCACCGTTCGCGAGGCGGTCCTCGGTCTGGAGCTTCGCCCTCTGCTCCGGCGCAAGCTGGACATCTCCGAAATCCGCGTGGAAGGGCTGGACCTCAGCCTTGCCCGAAACGCCGAGGGACGGTGGAACCTGCCCTCCCCACCCCCCTCCGCCGGCTCGGGCGGCGGGGACGTGGACTTCCAGGTGGAACGCCTTTCGGTGTCCGGCTCCCGCGTCGGTCTGCGGATGGGCAACGCCACGGCCGAACTGGACGACATCTCCCTGCGCGCGGGGACCGGCTCCGGAGATGACTACCTCCTCTCCGCCCGCCTGCGGGCCTCCCCCCGTCCCGGCTCCCTCATCCGGGAACTCAGCGGCAGACTGAACCTGCGCGGCCAAGGGGAGGCAGACCTGCGCAACAAGACCTTCCGCATGGACCGCTCCAGGTTGAGCATGGACGTGGAGGTGATGCCCTCGGGCGAGCGGGAGTCTCCGCTGAACCTGGTGGTGGAGGGTGTGCTGCGAGGCAAGGGGACCGAGGGACTGCGGGCGGAAGCGCTTGAAGTGGTCACGGACGGGGCCATGCTGCGTCTTTCGGGCGATTTGGCCCTGGGTCCCGGCGGTCCGGCGGTAAACGGACGCGCCAACCTGGACCTGCACCAGCCGCGCGACCTGCTGGACGCCCTGGACATGACCATGCTGGACGCCCTGGCCAAGCCGCGCACCGGCACACCCCTGGCGGAGCTGGACTCCGGCTTCAGCCTGGATGCGAACGGCGCCCGCCTGCGGGATATCGTCCTGCGCCTGGACGACAGCCTTATCCAGGGGGATGTGTCACTCGAGGGCTGGGACGGTCCGCTTTGGCACATCACCCTCGCCTCTCCCCTCATCGACCTCACGGATTTCATCCCTCGCGGCACACCCGGCGGCACGGACGAGGCCAGCCTGTCCCTGGCCAAGGGACTGGCCGACCTGCGCATGCGCCTTGACCTGCGGGCGGACAAGCTGCTGGCGGGCGAGGTGGAGGCGCGCAATCTGCGCCTGGAGGCCGAGGCGGACCAGGGCAAACTCTCCGCCCGCACCATGAAGGCCAGCTTCCTGCGCGGCCGTTTCAGCGGCGGCTTCGAGGCCACGGTGCAGGAGGACGAGTTGTTGGTGGCCGCCCACATGGAGGCCAGGGGACAGGAGGAGGGCCAAGAGGGCGAGGACATGCGCATCGTCCTCAACCACGACCTGGCCGCGCGCGGCACGCCGGACAAGTTCACGGGCCAGCTTGTGCTGCACGCCTTCAACCCGCGCGACCTGCTGTGGACCCTTGGCCTGCGGGCACCCCTCACACCGCCCAGCCTGACCAGGGCGCGGCTGCAGGCGGATTTCACAGGCGGTCGGCAACACATTTCCGTATCCAAGGGGGACTTGTTCCTGGACGGTGTGGGCTATGACTTCACAATGGACCTGCGGGACTTCGGCGACCCGGACGTAACCGCCCGCGTCACAGCACCTCGATTCGATCTGGCCGGCTACCTGGGCGGGGGGTTTCAGCCGGACGACGACGAGCAGGGCTTTTTCGCCGAGTTGCTGGAATTGGTGAAAACACCGCCGCTGCACTCCCTGGATCTGACGGCCGAGGTGGGCACCGTGCTCCTGCCGCGCACCAAGGCGGGAAACACCTCCGGCAGGCTGCGGCTGGACGCCGACGGCCTGCGCGTGACCGAACTGGCCTGCGACCTCTACGGCGGCAGGCTCACAGCCGAAGCCTCCGCAAGGCTTCCCCGCCAGGGCGGCCGCACCAGCGACCTGCGGGTGGAGGCCTCGGTACGTGGCGAGCGGCTGCTGGCGGCCTCCCTGGCCCGGCTTTCAGGGCTGGAAACGCCCTTCTCCGGACGAGTGGACCTGCGGGCCGACGGCACGGCAACCGGGGCGTCCGGCACGGAGCTGGAACGTGCCCTGCGTGGCTCGGCCTCCCTGTCCTCGGACAAGCTGGCCATGGGGGCGGACGAGCCCCGCGATCTGGGCGGCCTCGCCGCCGACCTGCGCTTCACTTCCCGTGACCGCGACGGCGGACGCGGCCTGGTTACGCGCTATGACTTCAAGCTGACCACCTCCGGCGGAGGAGCGCTGCCCCGGGGCGAGCTCTCCCTGCGGGGGCCCGCGCTGGTTGGCGAATCCGGCTTGGAGGTGCGCGAATCACGGCTGGACTGGTCCGGCGAAATATCCCCCGAAGGGACCGAGGCGGTGCCCCTGTCGCTGGGCGGCAGGCTCACCGCCTCCACCTCCCGCAAACGGCTCCTTCTGGACGACCTGCGGGCCGAAGGCGCGGGGATGCGGCTCACGGGCCGGGCCGGGCTGCGCGGCGGCTCCGGGCTGGCAGGCTCCCTGGATCTGACGGCCTCGGAATTCTCCCCGCGGGAAACCCTGGCCGCGCTGGGCTTCGACGTGCCCCCCACCCGCGATCCGGATGCCCTGGGCAGCGCCTCAGGAACACTCATCGCATCGTGGACGCCCAATTCACTCGAAGTGAGCAACCTGGATGCAACGCTGGACGGCTGCTCCTTTACCGCCTCCCTGCGCCTGCCCCGCGACGGCCGCAGATCCACGGGCTCACTGGACCTTGCCGCTGGCGAGCTGGACCTGGACCGCTACCGCCTTCCTGAAGAGAAGGAGGGGGAGGAGGAGCCCGAACGCCCCATCAGCGGCGACCTCTTCCCCTGGCTCGGCTCCACCCGGGTGCAGGGGAACGTGCGCTTCGAGGAACTGAAGGTCTGGAACATGCGGTTCGGGGAGGTGCGCGCCAAGGTTGAGGCTGACAACGACGAACTGCGCCTGCCCATGCTCTCGGCCACCCTTTCTGGCGGGCGGCTGACCGGCAACCTGCAGGCGGCCCGAGCCGAAGGCGACCCGCTCACCGGCCGCGCCCACGCCGAGGTCAAGGGCGGCGACCTGTTCCGGTTTTTGCACGGGCTGGACCCGGACGTGGCCGTGGCGGCCGGTGACACTGACCTTGTCTGCGACCTGACCACGCGCACCGTCAGCGACGAAATCCTGTCCAACTTGAACGGCTCCGCCGCGCTGACCGTTCGCGACGGCTGGATATCCTTCAACAAACCGCAACAGAAGAAAGAAACGGTCAAGCTGGACGAGCTGCTCTCCAGCGGCCGGGCCAAGGCCAACCCCTTCAAGAAGGCCGAGGCGGACTTCAGCATTGACGAGGGCGTCCTGACCACCGAAAACTTCAAGTTGAGCAATCCCCTCTCCTTCACCGCCACCGGCGGCGGCTCCATCGATCTGCCCGGGGAACGGCTGAAGCTGGTATTCGGGGTCAAGGTGCTGCGATTGGCGGCCATTCCCGTGCTTGTGCAGGGGCCTTTCGAGGACATCGAGGTGCGTATCAACGCGGCCAAGGCGGTGCTGGACACGGCCACCGGACTGGTGGAGGACACCCTGACCCTCCCTTGGCGGCTCCTGGAAGGCCTTTTCCCGTGA
- a CDS encoding NAD(P)/FAD-dependent oxidoreductase has product MARLVLAGGGHAHLAALKRLGKVTGRGHRVTLVSPARVHCYSGMGPGILGGYYRPREAAFHVAKLAERGGGVFRRASVVRIRPGERLLELDDGSTISYDVLSLNLGSGARPLPGDGGPDCFPVKPVANLARARLRALRLLRRGQCNLAIFGGGPAGVEVAGNLARLGRRFPGRVAVTLVAGHRLLHGFQERVRRLCREALADSGVTVLEDNRLEYLEPGTGMLDDGRRLPFQLAVAAPGILPSGLMAESGLPAGPSGGLLTDRFLRCPEHPEIFGGGDCIDFGPAPLDKVGVYAVRQGGLLADNLLAALDGREPAPFDPGDPDYLLLFNLGDGTALFRKRGIVTRSKASWWLKDRIDRRFVRRHQVA; this is encoded by the coding sequence GTGGCCCGGTTGGTGCTGGCGGGCGGCGGACACGCCCACCTGGCCGCCCTCAAGCGGCTGGGGAAAGTCACCGGGCGCGGCCACCGGGTCACGTTGGTCAGCCCGGCCCGGGTCCACTGCTACTCCGGCATGGGCCCGGGAATCCTGGGTGGGTACTACCGCCCTCGCGAGGCCGCCTTCCATGTGGCCAAACTGGCCGAACGCGGAGGAGGTGTATTCCGCCGCGCCTCGGTTGTGCGCATCCGGCCCGGCGAGCGGCTTTTGGAACTGGATGACGGCTCCACCATCTCCTATGACGTCCTTTCCCTGAACCTGGGCAGCGGAGCCCGCCCCCTGCCCGGCGACGGCGGGCCGGACTGCTTTCCGGTCAAGCCGGTGGCCAATCTGGCCCGCGCGCGATTGCGGGCCCTGCGGCTGCTGCGGCGCGGCCAGTGCAACCTGGCGATCTTCGGCGGCGGCCCCGCCGGGGTGGAGGTGGCTGGCAACCTGGCCCGGCTGGGACGCCGCTTTCCCGGCCGCGTCGCGGTCACTCTTGTGGCCGGACACAGGTTGCTGCACGGTTTCCAGGAGCGGGTCCGCCGCCTGTGCCGCGAGGCCTTGGCGGATTCCGGAGTCACGGTGCTGGAGGACAACCGGCTGGAATATTTGGAACCGGGCACGGGCATGCTGGACGACGGCCGCCGCCTGCCCTTCCAGCTTGCCGTGGCCGCCCCTGGCATCCTCCCTTCAGGGCTGATGGCCGAGTCCGGGCTGCCCGCCGGCCCCAGCGGGGGCCTGCTCACCGACCGCTTCCTGCGCTGCCCGGAGCACCCGGAAATTTTCGGCGGTGGCGACTGCATAGACTTCGGCCCGGCGCCGCTGGACAAGGTGGGAGTCTACGCCGTGCGGCAGGGCGGACTTCTGGCGGACAACCTTCTGGCCGCTCTGGACGGTCGCGAGCCCGCTCCCTTCGACCCGGGCGACCCTGACTACCTGCTCCTCTTCAACCTCGGCGACGGCACGGCTCTCTTCAGAAAACGCGGCATCGTCACCAGATCAAAAGCCTCCTGGTGGCTCAAGGACCGCATCGACCGCCGTTTCGTACGCCGTCACCAAGTCGCCTGA
- a CDS encoding ATP-binding protein, whose translation MKTLVVLSGKGGAGKTSVTAALAAAAARDLSGGVVLADCDVDAADLHLVTAPEVRREEVFIQGELASIDPDLCTQCGECLEHCRFHAVTEDFSIREEHCEGCGVCEAVCPSGAVRMEPRRCGRWFVSDTRFGPMVHAALDIGAENSGKLVTTVRKQADRLAEESGADLVLVDGSPGIGCPVIASLTGASAVLLVTEPGVAALHDLRRVMDLADHFRIPALAVCNKAGQSPAREAETEAYAEERGLLVAGRLPNDAGFVRAQERGLSVVEYDPEGLGAELDEIWRNVTSQLQLRGVKQCG comes from the coding sequence ATGAAGACGCTTGTGGTGCTCTCCGGCAAGGGCGGAGCGGGCAAGACTTCGGTCACGGCGGCCCTGGCGGCGGCCGCGGCCAGGGACCTGTCCGGCGGCGTGGTGCTGGCGGACTGCGATGTGGACGCGGCCGACCTGCACCTGGTGACGGCGCCCGAGGTGCGGCGCGAGGAAGTCTTCATCCAGGGCGAACTGGCCTCCATCGACCCGGACCTGTGCACGCAATGCGGCGAATGCTTGGAACACTGCCGCTTCCACGCCGTGACGGAGGACTTCTCCATCCGCGAGGAGCACTGCGAGGGGTGCGGGGTCTGTGAGGCCGTCTGCCCATCCGGGGCGGTGCGCATGGAGCCAAGGCGGTGCGGCCGGTGGTTCGTCTCCGATACCCGTTTCGGCCCCATGGTGCACGCGGCCCTGGACATCGGCGCGGAAAACTCGGGCAAGCTGGTGACCACCGTGCGCAAGCAGGCTGACCGGCTGGCCGAGGAGAGCGGCGCGGACCTGGTGCTGGTGGACGGCTCCCCTGGCATCGGCTGCCCGGTCATCGCCTCCCTCACCGGGGCCTCGGCGGTGCTGCTCGTGACCGAGCCGGGCGTGGCCGCCCTGCACGACCTGCGCCGCGTCATGGACCTGGCCGACCACTTCCGCATCCCCGCTCTGGCGGTCTGCAACAAGGCGGGCCAGTCCCCGGCCAGGGAGGCCGAGACCGAGGCCTACGCCGAGGAGCGGGGTCTGCTCGTGGCCGGGCGGCTGCCCAACGACGCGGGGTTCGTGCGGGCCCAGGAGCGCGGCCTGAGTGTGGTGGAGTACGACCCGGAAGGGCTTGGAGCCGAATTGGACGAAATATGGCGCAACGTGACCAGCCAACTGCAACTGCGAGGAGTCAAGCAATGCGGATAG
- the tmcA gene encoding acidic tetraheme cytochrome c3 TmcA: MSRHHPKGRGALVLAVLACALLFAAAAVAQERMLEYEAEAFEESQMPASKFDHDLHMGEIPDCTVCHHYYEDGQKVEGADSIGMACSDCHSLGGDETNSVPLREAYHVQCAGCHEQQGKGPVACGQCHVKGE, from the coding sequence ATGAGCAGACATCATCCCAAAGGCCGTGGCGCCCTCGTTCTGGCCGTGCTGGCCTGCGCGTTGCTCTTCGCGGCCGCGGCCGTGGCGCAGGAGCGCATGCTGGAGTACGAGGCCGAGGCCTTCGAAGAGTCCCAGATGCCCGCTTCCAAGTTCGACCACGACCTGCACATGGGCGAGATCCCCGACTGCACCGTCTGCCACCATTACTACGAGGACGGGCAGAAGGTGGAAGGGGCCGACAGCATCGGCATGGCCTGTTCCGACTGCCACTCCCTCGGGGGAGACGAGACCAACTCCGTGCCGCTGCGCGAGGCCTACCACGTCCAGTGCGCCGGCTGCCACGAGCAGCAGGGCAAGGGGCCGGTGGCCTGCGGCCAGTGCCACGTCAAGGGCGAATAG
- a CDS encoding NifB/NifX family molybdenum-iron cluster-binding protein — protein sequence MRIAIPTAEGVLCAHFGHCREFALMDVDPEAKTVASCTFETPPPHEPGVLPAWLADKGVEVVIAGGMGQRARDLLDQRGVKTVVGAQGGKPEEVAASWLGGTLEVGANLCDH from the coding sequence ATGCGGATAGCCATTCCGACCGCCGAGGGGGTGCTGTGCGCCCACTTCGGCCACTGCAGGGAGTTCGCCCTCATGGACGTGGACCCCGAGGCCAAAACCGTGGCCTCCTGCACGTTCGAAACCCCGCCGCCCCACGAGCCCGGCGTGCTGCCGGCCTGGCTGGCGGATAAGGGCGTGGAGGTGGTCATCGCGGGCGGCATGGGCCAACGCGCCCGCGACCTGCTGGACCAACGGGGGGTCAAGACCGTCGTCGGCGCCCAGGGCGGCAAGCCCGAGGAAGTGGCCGCCTCCTGGCTGGGCGGTACCCTGGAGGTGGGCGCAAACCTTTGTGATCACTGA
- a CDS encoding MBL fold metallo-hydrolase: MLIRFWGARGSIPVSGREFATYGGDTTCLEIRTRNDDIVVVDAGTGIRGLGNSLLAEGRRDLTLLFTHSHWDHVLGFPFFKPIYSETSRIRIHGCPLAQGNMEKLLARTMLPPYFPVPYEEIKASIEYQGICASRLAIDTMEVATIPISHPNMGLGFRFEEDGKRFVFLTDNEPHVDHRGGLAVEDYVKFARGADLLVHDAEYTPEDYHLTRGWGHALYTDALDIALRAEVKAFGLFHHNQDRDDQGIDAMVRYCRQMAGERGRPDLSIFGVTQKTKVSL; this comes from the coding sequence ATGCTCATCCGATTCTGGGGCGCCCGAGGTTCCATTCCAGTCTCCGGGCGGGAGTTCGCCACATACGGCGGCGACACCACCTGCCTGGAAATTCGCACCCGCAACGACGACATCGTCGTGGTGGACGCGGGCACGGGCATCCGCGGGCTGGGCAACAGCCTGCTGGCCGAGGGCCGCCGCGACCTCACCCTCCTTTTCACCCACTCCCACTGGGACCATGTACTGGGCTTTCCCTTCTTCAAGCCCATTTATTCCGAAACCAGCCGCATCCGCATTCACGGCTGCCCCCTGGCCCAGGGCAACATGGAGAAGCTCCTGGCCAGGACCATGCTGCCGCCCTACTTCCCGGTGCCCTACGAGGAAATCAAGGCTTCCATCGAATACCAGGGCATCTGCGCCTCGCGGCTGGCCATCGACACCATGGAGGTGGCCACCATCCCCATCAGCCACCCCAACATGGGGCTGGGATTCCGCTTCGAAGAGGACGGCAAACGATTCGTCTTTCTCACGGACAACGAGCCCCATGTTGACCATCGCGGCGGCCTGGCGGTGGAGGACTACGTGAAGTTCGCCCGGGGCGCGGACCTCTTGGTGCACGACGCCGAATACACCCCCGAGGATTATCACCTGACCCGGGGCTGGGGACACGCCCTCTACACCGACGCCCTGGACATCGCCCTGCGCGCGGAAGTGAAGGCCTTCGGCCTCTTCCACCACAACCAGGACCGCGACGACCAGGGCATCGATGCCATGGTGCGCTACTGCCGCCAAATGGCCGGGGAGCGTGGGCGCCCCGACTTGTCCATCTTCGGCGTCACCCAGAAAACCAAGGTATCCCTCTAG
- a CDS encoding chemotaxis protein CheW, protein MSNLDSDSELVNLINTDEEGRGGQQIRQLVTFSIGDEEFGIDILKVQEIIRMVDITRVPKAPDFVEGVINLRGKVIPVIDLRKRFGMPGKDHDKNTRCVVVDICNMIVGFIVDSVSEVLRIPSDTIEPPPPVVAGIESEYINGVGKLEDRLLILLDLNKLLSTHEMEQLATC, encoded by the coding sequence ATGTCCAATCTCGACAGCGACTCCGAACTCGTGAACCTCATCAACACCGACGAGGAAGGCAGGGGCGGGCAGCAGATCCGCCAGCTGGTCACCTTCTCCATCGGCGATGAGGAGTTCGGCATCGACATCCTCAAGGTGCAGGAAATCATCCGCATGGTGGACATCACCAGGGTGCCCAAGGCCCCGGATTTCGTGGAGGGGGTCATCAACCTGCGCGGCAAGGTCATCCCGGTCATCGACCTGCGCAAGCGATTCGGCATGCCAGGCAAGGACCACGACAAGAACACCCGGTGCGTGGTTGTGGACATCTGCAACATGATCGTGGGCTTTATCGTGGACTCCGTGTCCGAGGTGCTGCGCATCCCCTCGGACACCATCGAGCCGCCCCCGCCCGTGGTGGCCGGCATCGAGTCCGAGTACATCAACGGCGTGGGCAAGCTGGAGGACAGACTGCTCATCCTGCTGGACCTGAACAAGCTGCTCTCCACCCACGAGATGGAGCAGCTGGCCACCTGCTGA
- a CDS encoding response regulator, with the protein MRALIVDDDFYCRSYLQEILHPYGYCDVAVNGDEAIYAFRRALSEGKPYDLICMDLVMPEIDGHNALREIRDIEQDMGVAENDGVKVIITTVLEDNVDTHNAFFLGGATSYLVKPIDENVLLGELRKLGLIDQAA; encoded by the coding sequence ATGCGCGCCCTGATCGTCGACGATGACTTCTACTGCCGCAGCTACCTGCAGGAAATCCTGCACCCGTATGGATACTGCGACGTGGCGGTGAACGGAGACGAAGCCATCTACGCCTTCCGACGCGCCCTCAGCGAAGGCAAACCCTACGACCTGATCTGCATGGACCTGGTCATGCCGGAAATAGACGGACACAACGCCCTGCGTGAAATACGCGACATCGAGCAGGACATGGGCGTGGCCGAGAACGACGGCGTGAAGGTCATCATCACCACCGTGCTGGAAGACAACGTGGACACGCACAACGCCTTCTTCCTGGGTGGCGCCACGTCCTACCTGGTCAAGCCCATCGATGAGAACGTCCTTTTGGGGGAACTTCGCAAATTGGGTCTCATCGACCAGGCGGCCTGA
- the tmcB gene encoding electron transfer complex ferredoxin TmcB, with protein sequence MHKVPTLTKDFRKIEDIGLDGGAAKLDEKKIQQVVKQVLDNETSARFEAYMDTCVHCGLCADACHYCLSHDGDPSYSPVGKMSQTIWEIVKRKGKVSPEFMRNAVQIAHTECNLCRRCMHYCPIGIDVAYMMTIVRRLGHKLGLTPQYIQDTCHSHSATGNQMWVKDDEWIDSLFWQEEEARDEFPEMRIPVEKEGAEMMYSVIAPEPKFRTHLIYQAAAIMHEARVDWTMPATPGWDNSDMAMFTGDNETMGRLKRMHYETAHRLRVKRIVMGECGHAFRSVYDVGNRWLAWRDTPIEMVHGVQFYWEMLTSGRIKVGSQIEDLVTFHDPCNIVRGRGLEEKGREVAKAFCPNFVEMTPNREHNICCCAGGGVINCGPPFKKTRIEGNSVKAEQLRATGAKIVIAPCHNCHGGLEDIIHHYKLDMKLMFLGDIIYEHMQKTRAIEEG encoded by the coding sequence ATGCACAAGGTACCCACCCTGACCAAGGACTTCCGCAAGATCGAGGACATCGGGCTCGACGGCGGCGCCGCCAAGCTCGACGAAAAGAAAATCCAGCAGGTGGTCAAGCAGGTTCTGGACAACGAGACCTCGGCGCGCTTCGAGGCCTACATGGACACCTGCGTCCACTGCGGCCTCTGCGCCGACGCCTGCCACTACTGCCTCTCCCACGACGGCGACCCCTCCTACTCGCCCGTGGGCAAGATGAGCCAGACCATATGGGAGATCGTCAAGCGCAAGGGCAAGGTCTCCCCCGAGTTCATGCGCAACGCGGTGCAGATCGCCCACACGGAGTGCAACCTCTGCCGCCGCTGCATGCACTACTGCCCCATCGGCATCGACGTGGCCTACATGATGACCATCGTCCGCCGCTTGGGCCATAAGCTGGGCCTGACCCCGCAGTACATCCAGGACACCTGCCACTCCCACTCCGCCACCGGCAACCAGATGTGGGTCAAGGACGACGAGTGGATCGACTCCCTCTTCTGGCAGGAAGAGGAAGCCAGGGACGAGTTCCCCGAGATGCGCATTCCCGTCGAGAAGGAAGGCGCGGAGATGATGTACTCGGTCATCGCGCCCGAGCCCAAGTTCCGCACGCACCTGATCTACCAGGCCGCGGCCATCATGCACGAGGCCCGCGTGGACTGGACCATGCCCGCCACACCCGGCTGGGACAACTCGGACATGGCCATGTTCACCGGCGACAACGAAACCATGGGCCGGCTGAAGCGCATGCACTACGAGACCGCCCACCGGCTGCGCGTCAAGCGCATCGTCATGGGCGAGTGCGGCCACGCCTTCCGCTCGGTGTACGACGTGGGCAACCGCTGGCTGGCCTGGCGGGACACCCCCATCGAAATGGTCCACGGCGTGCAGTTTTACTGGGAGATGCTCACCTCCGGCCGCATCAAGGTCGGCAGCCAGATCGAAGATCTGGTCACCTTCCACGACCCCTGCAACATCGTCCGCGGGCGCGGGCTGGAGGAAAAGGGCCGCGAAGTGGCCAAGGCCTTCTGCCCCAACTTCGTGGAAATGACCCCCAACCGCGAGCACAACATCTGCTGCTGCGCGGGCGGCGGCGTCATCAACTGCGGGCCTCCGTTCAAGAAGACCCGCATCGAGGGCAACTCGGTCAAGGCCGAACAGCTGCGGGCGACCGGAGCCAAGATCGTCATCGCCCCCTGCCACAACTGCCACGGCGGGCTTGAAGACATCATCCACCACTACAAGCTGGACATGAAGCTCATGTTCCTGGGCGACATCATTTACGAGCACATGCAAAAGACCAGGGCCATCGAGGAAGGCTAA
- a CDS encoding P-loop NTPase, with translation MDAPARGGVPADAEQAVDAARDAAAEPGAGKARPADAGDADRAAWDVAARSRVRTTDMRLALASGKGGVGKTCVAVNLARVLADRGLRPVLADCDVEEPNAHLFFGPAELNRARDHFVPVPEIDNEVCLGDACRACVNACRFKALLAMAGEIMPFPELCHGCGLCGIVCPVGAVGSSSRHIGHTAELESEGVRLVSGEMRIGEAMAPPLIREVKARALEAADEDGLLLYDCPPGGSCPAVTSLDGADFVLLVAEPTPFGVHDLGLAVDLLHHLELPGAVVCNRADMGDPERVRRFCRERGLPLLAELPATARAAEVCADGRLLAREIPDFSERFDDLASAVLHSMEGAA, from the coding sequence ATGGACGCCCCGGCAAGGGGCGGGGTCCCTGCGGACGCGGAACAGGCCGTGGACGCGGCCAGGGACGCGGCGGCGGAGCCGGGCGCGGGCAAGGCCCGGCCGGCGGACGCGGGGGACGCGGACAGGGCGGCATGGGACGTCGCGGCACGTTCCAGGGTGAGAACGACTGACATGCGGCTTGCCCTGGCGAGCGGCAAAGGGGGCGTTGGCAAGACCTGCGTCGCCGTGAATCTGGCCCGGGTGCTGGCCGACAGGGGCCTGCGCCCGGTACTGGCGGACTGCGACGTGGAGGAGCCCAACGCCCATCTCTTTTTCGGTCCCGCCGAGTTGAACCGCGCGCGGGATCATTTTGTGCCGGTGCCCGAAATCGACAACGAGGTTTGCCTCGGCGATGCTTGCCGGGCCTGTGTGAACGCCTGCCGTTTCAAGGCGCTGTTGGCCATGGCTGGGGAGATCATGCCCTTTCCGGAACTCTGTCACGGCTGTGGTCTGTGCGGAATTGTCTGCCCCGTGGGCGCGGTGGGTAGCTCCAGCCGGCACATCGGCCACACCGCCGAGTTGGAGTCCGAAGGAGTGCGACTGGTGAGCGGCGAGATGCGCATCGGCGAGGCCATGGCCCCCCCGCTGATTCGCGAGGTCAAGGCCAGGGCCCTGGAGGCCGCCGACGAGGACGGCCTGCTGCTGTACGACTGCCCGCCCGGCGGCTCCTGCCCGGCCGTGACCAGCCTGGACGGCGCCGATTTCGTGTTGCTGGTGGCCGAGCCCACGCCTTTCGGGGTGCACGACCTGGGGCTGGCCGTCGATCTTTTGCACCACCTGGAACTGCCCGGAGCCGTGGTCTGCAACCGCGCGGACATGGGCGACCCGGAGCGCGTGCGGCGCTTCTGCCGCGAACGCGGATTGCCGTTGTTGGCGGAGCTGCCCGCCACCGCCCGCGCCGCGGAAGTCTGCGCCGACGGACGGCTGCTGGCCAGGGAAATCCCCGATTTTTCCGAACGCTTCGATGATCTGGCCTCGGCCGTACTGCACAGCATGGAGGGCGCGGCATGA